From the Mesorhizobium koreense genome, the window TGATCTCCTTCGGAGTCACCTGATACTCGAAGGGCGGCACGCCCTGCGCGTCGATGACGAGATCCTTCTTCAGGTAGGCATCATAAGTACAGCCGCCGCAAGAACCGATGATCTTCCCGTTGAGCTCGGAGATCTTGGTGATCTTGGAATCCTTGTGCACCGCGAAGGAAGCCGGCGTGTAGTAATAGATCGCCGGGAAATCGAGCACTTCGGCGCGCTTCTTGGTCGGCGTCATGGAGCCAACGGAGAGGTCCCACCGACCGGCCCAGCCGCCCGCGGTGATGACTTCCCAGGCGGGCGTGACGGTCTTGAACTCCACGCCGAGACGCTTGGCGATCTCCTTGCCGACATCGATGTCGAAGCCGTCCATCTCGTTCTTGTCGTTCAGGAAGGATTGCGGCGGATATTCCGGGTCCGACGACATGGTCAGCGTCTTGGTCTTCATCACCCGGTCCAGCGTCTCGCCCGCATGCGCAGGCATCGCCAGCGCAAAGGCAAGAGAAGCGGCCAGGATGGATAGGCCGAAAGATTTCATGATCTGCACTCCCATTATGTTGAAAATCCCGTTGTTCTTGTTCTTGGCCCGAAGGCTTGCGGCGATCCTAAAGCGAGTTTCGCCGGAATGGAAACATTTCTGTTTCGCGGTGTCGGGCTGGTCGGTTTCCGTAGGATTTATTCCTGCGGGACAAGCTATCGGATACGAAGTTCGTCCCCCACTCCGTCACGCTCCGCGCGCCACCTCTCCCCCCATTCGTGGGGTAGAGGAAGGGAGCCGAGCCTTGCGGTGGGCGTTTCCTCTCCCCCGTCGATCGGGGGAGAGATGGTCAGCCCCCGGGTCCGGCCTATGGCCGGCCCGAGGACAGGCTCCGCTGATCGGAGTGGGTCGAACTTCACATACGATCGTCGGACTTAGAAAAACGCCTGCAGCCCCGTCTGTGCACGGCCGAGGATGAGCGCGTGCACGTCGTGCGTGCCCTCGTAGGTGTTGACCGTCTCCAGGTTCTGCGCATGACGCATCACGTGGTAGCCGATCTGGATGCCGTTGCCACCATGCATGTCGCGGGCCATGCGCGCGATGTCGAGCGCCTTGCCGCAATTGTTGCGTTTGATGATGGAGATCATCTCCGGTGCCATCTTGCCTTCATCAAAAAGGCGGCCGACGCGGAGCGCGCCCTGCAGACCCAACGAAATCTCGGTCTGCATGTCGGCGAGTTTCTTCTGGAAAAGCTGGGTACCGGCGAGCGGCTTGTTAAACTGCTTGCGATCGAGCCCGTACTGGCGGGCACGGAACCAGCAATCCTCCGCTGCGCCCATGGCGCCCCAGGCAATGCCGTAGCGAGCGCGGTTCAGGCAGCCGAACGGTCCCTTGAGGCCTGAGACGTTGGGCAAGAGCGCATCCTCGCCCACTTCCACGCCGTCGAGTACAATCTCACCGGTGATCGAGGCACGCAGCGAGAGCTTGCCTTCGATCTTCGGCGCCGACAGGCCCTTCATGCCCTTCTCCAGCACGAAGCCGCGAATGGCATCCTTGCCGTCAGCGCCCTTCAACTTGGCCCATACGACGAAGACGTCGGCGATCGGCGCATTGGAAATCCACATCTTGGAGCCGGACAGCCGGTAGCCGCCGGCGGTCTTTTCAGCGCGCGTCTTCATGCCCCCCGGATCGGAGCCGGCATCCGGCTCGGTCAGGCCGAAGCAGCCGATCCATTCGCCTGAGGCGAGCTTCGGCAGGTATTTTTTCCTCTGCTCCTCCGATCCGTAGGCATGGATCGGGTACATCACCAAAGAGGACTGCACGCTCATCATCGAGCGGTAGCCTGAATCGATGCGCTCGACCTCGCGCGCCACCAGCCCGTAGGAGACATAGCCAGCGCCAACGCCGCCATATTCCTCGGGGATCGTCACACCGAGCAGGCCGGCCTCACCCATCTCCGCGAAGATCGATGGATCGGTCTTCTCCTCCAGATAGGCCTTCTCGACGCGGGGGGCGAGCTTGTCGGCAGCGAATGCCGCGGCGGCATCGCGGATCATCCGCTCCTCGTCCGTAAGCTGGTCGTCGAGGAGGAAGGGATCCTCCCAGTTGAAGGAGGCGGGCGTGGATACGGCATGCGCCGGCTTTTGCTGGATGTTCATCTCGTTTCCATTGAAGATTGTCCGTCTGCGCAAGTCTAAGCCTAAATGTGCGGCCGGCAACGGCTTTTTCCGCCCGTTCGGCAAAATCAGCCATCGAGCTGAAAGGATGCGCTAACCACCCTTCTCGAATCCGCTCGCGCTTGGCGCTCAGGATGTGCTTGCCGAAGTCGAATTAACGAATTTCTCACGCAGTCCCCCTTCAGTCTCCGGCCAAGGGGATGCGAGGCGAGGGGTCATGGCGGAGCAGAAACCCGGAAGCGCAACCGGCAGGTTGATCGTGATCATCAAGAGCGCGTACTGGATCGCGCTTGCGATCATCGCGCTGATGGCGACCGCCTCCTATATCCTTCTGCAGCAGATGATGACCGACCATCAGGCGGACATGCGGCTTCTGTCGCTCGTCTCCGAGCAGAAGGCGCAGTCGCAGCGCGTCGTCTTCCTCGCCAACGCAATCGATCAGGCGCCTTCCGCCGAGCAATTCAGGCTGGTCAGGGCACTGGAGGCGGCGAACGCCGAATTCGGATCGAACTACGCGGAACTGAAGGCCAGGCTGGCCGCCGTCACGAAAGACGACGGCAGGGAGGAGGCCAAGGCGATCGGGCGCGTGCTCTATGCCGCGCCCTACCGGCTCGACTATTATTCCACCACGCTTGCCGCCAACGGGCACAGGCTGGCCAAGGTGCTGGAAGCACGGGTGGCCGGGACAAGCACCGGAACGCCGAAACCCTCGCATCTGGACGAGGCGGCGGCACGGTCTACGCTCGCCGGCTATACGGCACTGGAAGGGCGCATCACCGACTTCACCAATGCCCGGCTCGACCGGATGCTTTCGCTGCACCTTTATCTATTCTACGCCACGATGGGCATCATCATCCTCGTCGCGCTCTTCATCTTCCGCCCCATGAGCGAGATGATCCGTCGTCGGACGACGGACCTGATCGACGCGCACAATTCCATGGCCTTCATCGCCGTGCATGACGGGCTGACGGGGCTCTATAACCGGGCCTTCCTGACCGACCATTTCGACAGTCTCCTGAAGGTCGCCGCCCGGCGGCGCGAACGGCTGGCCGTGCTGCAACTCGACCTCGACCGCTTCAAGCAGATCAATGACACGCTCGGCCACGCCGCCGGCGATTTCGTGCTGGTCAAGACGGCCGAGCGCATGCGCGCCTCCTGCCGCGCCTCGGATTTGTGCGTCAGGCTCGGCGGCGACGAATTCGTGATGATCCTGAACGCAGCCGGTACGACCGAGGACATCAACACGCTGGCCGAGCGCATCCTCGACAAGATCAACGAGCCGATGGATTTCGGCGGCGCCACCATCCATCCGGGCGCCAGCGGCGGCATTGCCGTCTATCCCGTCGACGCGTCCAATCCGGAAGATTTGCTTGTCCATGCCGACCTCGCACTCTACTCGGCCAAGCGGCTCGGCGGCGGGCATTTCTCCTTCTTCTCCGACGAACTGCGCAAGGAACTCGATCACCGCAAGCAGCTCGAACACGACATCAGGGAGGCGATCGCCGAGCGCGCCTTCTCCGTCCATTTCCAGCCGCAGGTATCGATCAGCAACTCGAGCGTGGCCGGCGTCGAGGCTTTGGCAAGGTGGGAGCACCCGACGCGCGGCATGGTCTCGCCCGGGGAATTCATCCCCGTCGCCGAGAAGGCGATGCTGATGGTCGGTATCGGCCGCATCGTCATCGAGAAGGCGATCGCGCAGGCGGCCGGCTGGCACAAGACGGGAACCGAATTCGGCCGGCTCGCGGTCAATGTTTCGGGCACGGAACTGCGCGAGCCCGACTTCTCCGCGTTCCTCTTCCGCGCGCTCGAAGAGCACGGCCTGCCGGCAAGGAAGCTTTCGCTGGAAATCGTCGAATCGGTCATCCTCGACGACGAGCAGACCGGCATCGCGGCAACGCTGCGCGCCATCCGCAAGGCCGGCATCCATCTGGAACTCGACGATTTCGGCACCGGCTACGCCTCGCTCAGCCATGTCAATCCGAACGAGATCGACCGGCTGAAGATCGACCGGCGCTTCGTGCAGAACATCGACCGCAACGACGACAACTCCAAGATCGTGCGCGCCATCACCGAACTGGCGCGGGGGCTCGGTATCTCGATCATTGCCGAGGGGGCGGAGACGGAGGAAGAACTGAACTCGCTGCTGGCGCTCGGCTGCGAGCATGTGCAGGGCTATTCGATCGCCTTCCCGATGCCCGGCGAACAGGCCGGACGATGGCTGGAGATGCGTACGCGGCGAAAGCCGAGGCTGACCGTCCACGAGGGCAAAAGGGCTTAGAAACCGCCTTTCGCATTGCGTCTAACTTCCGACGGGCCTATTGCGCGGACATTCGACGGCCGGGAAGCCGTCGCGCATGGAGACGCCGCCATGACCGACACGAAATCGCTGACACAGCTCGGCGCGAAAGTCGCGCAACCCGCCTCCCCCGACGAGGCCGTGCTGGAGACCGTCCCCTTCGCACGAAGGGACGGGGCGCCGGCCATCGTCCGCCTCACCTGCCCGGAATTCACCTCGCTTTGCCCGGTCACCGGCCAGCCGGATTTCGCCCATATCGTCGTCGATTACGCGCCGGACCGGCTTCTGGTCGAATCGAAATCCTTCAAGCTTTTCCTCACCTCCTTCCGCAATCACGGCGCCTTCCACGAGGAATGCACGATCATGATCGGGCGCAGGATGGTGGAGGCGGCAAAGCCGCTCTGGCTGCGCATCGCCGGCTACTGGTATCCGCGCGGCGGCATACCGATCGACGTCTTCTGGCAGACCGGCACGCCGCCCGAAGGCGCATGGCTCCCGGAGACAGGCGTGCCGCCCTACCGGGGGAGGGGGTAAGTCCTGCGATTTGACTGCGATGATAGCAGGCTGCTTTGGGGTGGGAAGCGGAATGGCAGGTTTTGGTGGCTTCGCCGCGTACAGGCCGTTCCCTTCGTGGCTACTGCTGTCGTCGAAATTGCCCCTTCAACACCCGCTAGCCCGGTCTCGCCTCCTCGTTTCTCCTGCGCCGGAACCGAATCAGGTACTCAAACAGCGTCGTCCGCGGCTTCGCCCCAAAGTTCTCAGCGATTACGTCCTTCATACTGTCGTCACGAGCGAAGACAAATTTCTGGGCGGCACCCACAATGGACTTGTTGAGGCCCATCACCCACGAATTGGGCTCGCAGGCCTCAATCCGCTGCTGCGTCTCTACGTTGTTGACCGCAACAAAGGCAGCCTTTGGCCCAATTGGCAGGATGATATAGGAATCCCGTGCCGCGAACTCGTACCATGTAATAATCGGCCGATCGCCGGTAAGGAACTCACCTTCGCCTGGTATTCGGCGGATGAACCACCTCATATTGTTCAGCAACTCGCCGATGTTGGCGTGATCCATCAGCCGTTTCAGGACCGACAGCATCCAGCTCCTAAACTCTCCCTCTGGTCGGGTTGCCATATACATAGCGAACGTCGCAGGATCGTTGGCGCCCCGCTTTTCTGCATACGCGGCTTCGAGCTCCGGCATGCTCTGAGCCCACTCCTCGATAAGACCTGACTCCAACGTTTCCAGATGGTCCGGCATGCGCATCATTAGAGACATCAAGAACCGCGACCAAGCACTCCGAAGGCGAGAGTCGCGCTTCATGACCGGGTTATCTGTTTCGAGGGCCTTCAGAGCTTCCGCTGCCAAAGTGTCCAGCGGCTGGAGGAACCTAGTTTCCACCGCTTGCACTGATTCTGGAGGAGCGGCCGGATCGCTGTAAAGAAACTCTTCGCCACCGGAGACCTTCGGCGAAACCCATTTGGCTACCAGTTTGTCGCCGTGGTGTTTGCTGAAACGACGCAGCTTCCCATTCTCGCCCGCCCACCGCGATTGATAGAACGCTGGCAAGTAGTGATGGTAAAGAGGCTGCTCTTTCATGGCACGAACCCGTTTGGTGACGTGCTTCTACACCAAAACCGCGCCTGGGTGACGCGAGATTGAGGCATCTGTTACGTAATTCGGGCACCTAGCTTTCTATCCAGTCATCTGCCGGATCGGAGATGATCGGATGCGACACGAGAGAATAGACAGAAGCACCAATCAGGTGCCTGCTATCCCGTATTTTCTTCGTAGGACGTCCGATGTCTTGCTAAGTTCGGGGTATATTGTTGACTCCGTAAATCCGAGGAGCTCGACGCTTCTGCGAATAACTGCAACCTTTTCTTTATCTATTCTTATTCTCTTTATCTCAAATCCAGATGATTTTGAGCTAATTTCTTCCTCCACGCCAAATATGAGGAAGGCGCCATTTTGCGCTTGAATTCTTGGGTTGTTCAACCGCGGTCCGACAAGATAGAAATCTTTCAGGTGATCTATGTTTATCCGAGGGTGGAAATTCGGACGCTCTTGCATCACAAAATCGGTCAATCGAAGCCCGGCTTGAGATTTATTTAGATCTGACGACGATTTGCATTCTTTTATAACTCTAATCTCTGATTGTGAAAGATTCGATAAATTTGATATACATCTTACTGTATCTGAATCAAAGTACTTAAAATGATTTGTATCAACTCGCATTGCGATCACCTCAGCATCAAATTTTGATTGATGCTCGCATGCAAAATAGACCGCAACCAGAGGATTATACGTTACATCAAGCAACCTCGTAGGCAGCCCATAATGCTGCATTCTAACCAATTTTTCAAAAACACCTATATCATCAGAAGAATCCCTAGGGTGGCGAGTTATCAACTCACGAAGAACTATCCTCTCGTTGTTTTTTATTCGTTCATTCTGAGATCGGAAGATCCCAGGGCGAAGCTTATGCTGATAACTTATGTGACCTCTATAAATTGTATTCTTTTCATCAACACTCCCCCATGCCTCAATTTCTTTCAGGATATCCCACAGGCTATCGAATTTTTCGATCTTCGGTCGAGCCAAGTGAACCTCCCCCAGGGGTCGCGTAGATCTAACCCATGTAACCAAGCTCAAAGCGCTACCGTAGAAACCAGTATCAGCGATTGAAAGCGTAGTTCAAGGAGTGTGTTAGTCGCTTTCATTTTGGCGGCATCATATCGTGCCTTCACTTTCAGGAGCGACGCGCGACATGCTCGCGTCTGGTGATCCGAGAATCACCGCACAGACGCAGCTATGAGCGAAGCATCGGCCCGCTCCCGCCGATAGTCGAGCGGAGCAGGGAACGACGGCTTTCGGCAAGCCGTCCGTGATGTTGGAACGGCCGAAATGAAGGTCGAAAGCACTCTGTTCCGAATACCAAATCGTCATGTTCCACCGCTACCCGCACTTCAACCCGCTCAGCCGCCAATTGCCCGTGCGCGACGCAATGTCCGACACCTTCCACACGCCGTCCACCTCCTGAAGCGACCATTCCACTTCATGTGGCTGGCGGAAGAGCGTGAAATTGGCAGTCACCTCGGCGGCCGGTCCGTTCATAGTCTCGTTCAGCGCAAGCGAAGAATCGATCTCGTTCTGGTCGAGGTCCTGGCTGTCGAGCGCCAGGATGAAGTCGATGCACGATGCTCCACCGCTATTGGCGGCCTGCTGGTTGGCATCGAGGGCGGCGCGGGCGAGGCCGGTGAAGCGGTCGCGATTGTCGGGCTCGGTTTCGGAGCCGATATTGCTGTAAAAATAGCGGACGGCGTCCGCCGGCGCGCCGGCGGACGCCGGGCCGGAGAGGAGAAGGCCGAGACAGGCGGCCGGACCGAATAGGGATTTCATCATCACTCCCGTTTGATTGCCAAGCGGCGCGTCGCCCTCGCGGCCCCGGCCGAATCCTTCTATAATTCCATCATGGCAATTCGACAGCTTTCCGACACGATGATCAACCAGATCGCCGCAGGCGAGGTGATCGAGCGGCCGGCGAGCGTGGTCAAGGAACTGGTCGAGAACGCGCTCGACGCCGGCGCGGCCCGCGTGGAGGTCGTCGTCTCCGGCGGCGGCCTCGGCCTTATCCGGGTTTCGGACGACGGCGGCGGCATTCCCGAGGCCGAATTGCCGCTTGCGGTCGCACGGCACTGCACCTCGAAACTTGCAGGCGATCTCCACGACATCCGCTCCCTCGGTTTCCGCGGCGAGGCGCTGCCCTCTATCGGCTCGGTCGGCAAGCTGATGATCCGCTCGCGGACGGCGGATGCCGGTTCCGGCGCGGAAATCCATGTCAGCGGCGGT encodes:
- a CDS encoding transporter substrate-binding domain-containing protein, coding for MKSFGLSILAASLAFALAMPAHAGETLDRVMKTKTLTMSSDPEYPPQSFLNDKNEMDGFDIDVGKEIAKRLGVEFKTVTPAWEVITAGGWAGRWDLSVGSMTPTKKRAEVLDFPAIYYYTPASFAVHKDSKITKISELNGKIIGSCGGCTYDAYLKKDLVIDAQGVPPFEYQVTPKEIKPYDTDTNAFDDLKLGDGVRLDAVFSALPTINAAIKKGYPMRVVGDPAFYEPLAVATDKGDPEFDAKIKEIIGAMHKDGTLTKLAVKWYGTDLSTPAKTTN
- a CDS encoding acyl-CoA dehydrogenase, whose translation is MNIQQKPAHAVSTPASFNWEDPFLLDDQLTDEERMIRDAAAAFAADKLAPRVEKAYLEEKTDPSIFAEMGEAGLLGVTIPEEYGGVGAGYVSYGLVAREVERIDSGYRSMMSVQSSLVMYPIHAYGSEEQRKKYLPKLASGEWIGCFGLTEPDAGSDPGGMKTRAEKTAGGYRLSGSKMWISNAPIADVFVVWAKLKGADGKDAIRGFVLEKGMKGLSAPKIEGKLSLRASITGEIVLDGVEVGEDALLPNVSGLKGPFGCLNRARYGIAWGAMGAAEDCWFRARQYGLDRKQFNKPLAGTQLFQKKLADMQTEISLGLQGALRVGRLFDEGKMAPEMISIIKRNNCGKALDIARMARDMHGGNGIQIGYHVMRHAQNLETVNTYEGTHDVHALILGRAQTGLQAFF
- a CDS encoding putative bifunctional diguanylate cyclase/phosphodiesterase; translated protein: MAEQKPGSATGRLIVIIKSAYWIALAIIALMATASYILLQQMMTDHQADMRLLSLVSEQKAQSQRVVFLANAIDQAPSAEQFRLVRALEAANAEFGSNYAELKARLAAVTKDDGREEAKAIGRVLYAAPYRLDYYSTTLAANGHRLAKVLEARVAGTSTGTPKPSHLDEAAARSTLAGYTALEGRITDFTNARLDRMLSLHLYLFYATMGIIILVALFIFRPMSEMIRRRTTDLIDAHNSMAFIAVHDGLTGLYNRAFLTDHFDSLLKVAARRRERLAVLQLDLDRFKQINDTLGHAAGDFVLVKTAERMRASCRASDLCVRLGGDEFVMILNAAGTTEDINTLAERILDKINEPMDFGGATIHPGASGGIAVYPVDASNPEDLLVHADLALYSAKRLGGGHFSFFSDELRKELDHRKQLEHDIREAIAERAFSVHFQPQVSISNSSVAGVEALARWEHPTRGMVSPGEFIPVAEKAMLMVGIGRIVIEKAIAQAAGWHKTGTEFGRLAVNVSGTELREPDFSAFLFRALEEHGLPARKLSLEIVESVILDDEQTGIAATLRAIRKAGIHLELDDFGTGYASLSHVNPNEIDRLKIDRRFVQNIDRNDDNSKIVRAITELARGLGISIIAEGAETEEELNSLLALGCEHVQGYSIAFPMPGEQAGRWLEMRTRRKPRLTVHEGKRA
- the queF gene encoding preQ(1) synthase, which codes for MTDTKSLTQLGAKVAQPASPDEAVLETVPFARRDGAPAIVRLTCPEFTSLCPVTGQPDFAHIVVDYAPDRLLVESKSFKLFLTSFRNHGAFHEECTIMIGRRMVEAAKPLWLRIAGYWYPRGGIPIDVFWQTGTPPEGAWLPETGVPPYRGRG
- a CDS encoding DUF4238 domain-containing protein, producing MKEQPLYHHYLPAFYQSRWAGENGKLRRFSKHHGDKLVAKWVSPKVSGGEEFLYSDPAAPPESVQAVETRFLQPLDTLAAEALKALETDNPVMKRDSRLRSAWSRFLMSLMMRMPDHLETLESGLIEEWAQSMPELEAAYAEKRGANDPATFAMYMATRPEGEFRSWMLSVLKRLMDHANIGELLNNMRWFIRRIPGEGEFLTGDRPIITWYEFAARDSYIILPIGPKAAFVAVNNVETQQRIEACEPNSWVMGLNKSIVGAAQKFVFARDDSMKDVIAENFGAKPRTTLFEYLIRFRRRRNEEARPG
- a CDS encoding FRG domain-containing protein encodes the protein MARPKIEKFDSLWDILKEIEAWGSVDEKNTIYRGHISYQHKLRPGIFRSQNERIKNNERIVLRELITRHPRDSSDDIGVFEKLVRMQHYGLPTRLLDVTYNPLVAVYFACEHQSKFDAEVIAMRVDTNHFKYFDSDTVRCISNLSNLSQSEIRVIKECKSSSDLNKSQAGLRLTDFVMQERPNFHPRINIDHLKDFYLVGPRLNNPRIQAQNGAFLIFGVEEEISSKSSGFEIKRIRIDKEKVAVIRRSVELLGFTESTIYPELSKTSDVLRRKYGIAGT